The following proteins come from a genomic window of Acinetobacter baumannii:
- a CDS encoding glycosyltransferase, giving the protein MFSVLSSIYHKEQPEHFNTCMESIWDNQTLKPTEIVLIEDGPLTPELDQVIAQWQKKLGNVLRVTKLEKNVGTGKAKNIGLQECNYDIVSIVDTDDIYVPERFEKQIKFLQQNPEISIVGGQIFEFIEDIGNPVGMRKVPLSNEELRNYAKKQSPFNNMTITYRKSHILEVGGYQHHLWMEDYNLFLRVIAKGYKIENLPDVLVYARIDNGMHGRRKGLQYIKSEKQLLDLKKQLKLQNPLYANMLFLVRSAFRLLPANLLGTIYNTFLRKDIKK; this is encoded by the coding sequence ATGTTTTCTGTATTAAGTTCTATTTATCATAAAGAACAACCGGAACATTTCAATACTTGTATGGAAAGCATTTGGGATAATCAAACTTTAAAACCTACAGAAATTGTTTTAATCGAAGATGGCCCTTTAACTCCTGAATTAGATCAAGTAATTGCTCAGTGGCAAAAAAAACTTGGGAATGTTTTACGAGTTACTAAACTTGAGAAAAATGTAGGTACAGGAAAGGCAAAAAATATTGGATTACAAGAATGTAATTATGACATTGTATCTATTGTTGATACAGATGATATTTATGTCCCTGAACGTTTTGAAAAACAGATTAAATTTTTACAACAAAATCCTGAAATTTCTATTGTTGGAGGACAAATTTTTGAATTTATTGAGGATATTGGAAATCCGGTAGGAATGCGTAAAGTTCCTCTATCAAATGAGGAGTTAAGAAATTATGCAAAAAAGCAAAGTCCGTTTAATAATATGACTATTACGTATCGAAAGTCACATATCCTTGAGGTTGGTGGTTATCAACATCATTTATGGATGGAAGACTATAACCTTTTTTTACGGGTGATTGCTAAAGGGTATAAAATTGAGAACTTACCAGATGTATTGGTCTATGCACGTATTGATAATGGTATGCATGGTCGCCGCAAAGGTTTACAATATATTAAAAGTGAAAAACAGTTACTAGATTTAAAAAAACAACTAAAGTTACAAAATCCTCTATATGCTAACATGCTGTTTCTGGTACGGTCTGCGTTTAGACTGTTACCAGCGAATTTATTAGGTACAATTTATAATACCTTTCTTCGTAAAGATATTAAAAAATGA
- a CDS encoding EpsG family protein, translated as MSLKIRKELLIFLILSSFLSLLVGFRGNTNDTITYYMIFKNIGSYDLTNFSLFYNETGVEIGWGLYSKIISLFSDSPVVLFTIFSFFTFFTFYRISRLVEIKFLYVMLYYLPTGFFMMQQFMQIRQGFAIPLVIYGSVLYLSGKKYISLVFFILAILFHQSSLAFILIFISYLFFNNFLKINTSVFKFFIINILILVFGFIVARFILLDAAMDYFQRLEAYSTTDYAESVGFFSLSNIKFYIEFFLIFLLLNNRLLLNKFIVFFVFIFTVGLSLRVAFYDFGILSGRLSNTFLLIEVFLMPMLLSSRLNKIYLYIYFLLYFLVIFYVTWTFQASEFIKNNYFLPLS; from the coding sequence GTGAGTTTAAAAATAAGAAAAGAGTTGCTCATTTTTTTAATTCTTTCCTCATTTTTATCATTACTTGTAGGATTTAGGGGGAATACTAATGATACAATTACATATTATATGATTTTTAAGAATATAGGATCCTATGATCTTACAAATTTTTCTCTTTTTTATAATGAAACAGGAGTAGAGATTGGTTGGGGGTTATATAGTAAAATTATTTCCTTGTTTTCAGATTCTCCTGTAGTTCTTTTTACCATTTTTTCTTTTTTTACTTTTTTTACTTTTTATAGAATATCTAGATTAGTAGAAATCAAATTTCTATATGTAATGTTGTATTATTTGCCCACTGGTTTCTTTATGATGCAACAGTTTATGCAAATTAGGCAAGGTTTTGCTATTCCATTGGTTATTTACGGTAGTGTTTTATATTTATCTGGTAAAAAATATATTTCATTGGTTTTTTTTATTTTGGCTATATTGTTTCATCAAAGTTCTTTAGCATTTATTCTTATTTTTATTTCTTATCTTTTCTTTAATAATTTTTTGAAAATAAATACTTCAGTTTTTAAATTTTTTATAATTAATATTTTGATTTTAGTTTTCGGATTTATTGTGGCAAGATTTATACTTTTAGACGCTGCTATGGATTATTTTCAAAGATTAGAGGCCTATTCTACTACTGATTATGCTGAAAGTGTTGGCTTTTTTTCACTTTCGAATATAAAATTTTATATAGAATTCTTTTTAATTTTTTTATTATTGAATAATAGGTTGTTATTAAATAAATTTATAGTTTTTTTTGTATTTATTTTTACAGTTGGTTTGTCATTACGCGTGGCTTTTTATGATTTTGGTATATTAAGTGGTAGACTATCAAATACATTTTTACTAATTGAAGTTTTTCTAATGCCTATGTTACTAAGTAGTAGATTAAATAAAATTTATTTGTATATATATTTTTTATTATACTTTTTAGTGATTTTTTATGTTACATGGACATTCCAAGCTTCAGAGTTTATAAAAAATAACTATTTCCTACCATTGAGTTAA
- a CDS encoding sugar transferase, which translates to MKRLVDIVISLIALTVLSPIFLIVAYKVRKNLGSPIFFYQERPGKDGKLFKMIKFRSMKDAFDAQGNPLPDEARITPFGQKLRSTSLDEMPQLINVLKGDMSVVGPRPMLKDFVALYSPEQARRLEVRPGMTGLAQVSGRNELDYEERFKCDVWYVDNHNIWVDFKIMFKTVKVMLKREGINAPGHVGPSLFKGNDTQENIDSSVK; encoded by the coding sequence ATGAAGCGTTTAGTAGACATAGTCATTTCTTTAATAGCTTTAACTGTTCTGTCGCCAATATTTCTGATAGTTGCTTATAAAGTCCGTAAAAATTTAGGTTCACCAATATTCTTTTACCAAGAAAGACCTGGTAAGGACGGAAAATTATTTAAAATGATTAAGTTCCGTTCTATGAAAGATGCATTTGATGCTCAAGGAAATCCATTGCCAGATGAAGCTCGTATTACACCATTTGGTCAAAAATTGCGTTCAACTAGTCTGGATGAAATGCCGCAGCTCATTAATGTACTGAAAGGTGACATGAGCGTAGTGGGTCCGCGTCCAATGTTAAAAGACTTTGTTGCTTTATATTCACCCGAACAAGCTCGTCGTTTAGAAGTTCGCCCAGGAATGACGGGTTTAGCTCAGGTAAGTGGTCGTAATGAACTTGATTATGAAGAACGATTTAAGTGTGATGTATGGTATGTAGATAACCACAACATTTGGGTTGATTTCAAAATCATGTTTAAAACAGTCAAAGTGATGTTAAAACGTGAAGGAATCAATGCTCCAGGGCATGTTGGGCCATCTTTATTTAAAGGTAATGATACCCAAGAAAATATTGATTCTTCTGTTAAGTAA
- the galU gene encoding UTP--glucose-1-phosphate uridylyltransferase GalU codes for MIKKAVLPVAGLGTRFLPASKSIPKEMVTVVDRPAIEYVVREAVEAGIEQIILVTHSSKASIENYFDRNFELETTLEQKKKFDLLAEITQIVPEHVSVVSVRQPQPLGLGHAVLCAKSVVGQVDFAVLLPDVLVKDSSGKNDLSRMIARYNSSQAAQIMVEAVPDHLVDQYGIVDVKHSPNEGESIAMQGIVEKPAVGSAPSNLSVVGRYVLPAKIMQLLENTPKGAGNEIQLTDAIAMLQETDTVEAYRMQGQTFDCGSKIGYLKAVLHYGVEHPKLGNDFKQLIQELKL; via the coding sequence ATGATTAAAAAAGCAGTTTTACCAGTAGCCGGTTTAGGTACACGTTTTCTACCCGCAAGTAAGTCTATTCCAAAGGAAATGGTTACCGTTGTTGATCGTCCTGCAATTGAATATGTAGTACGAGAAGCGGTAGAAGCTGGAATTGAGCAAATTATTTTGGTTACTCATTCATCGAAAGCATCAATTGAAAATTATTTTGATCGTAACTTTGAGTTGGAAACCACTCTAGAGCAAAAGAAAAAATTCGATTTACTTGCAGAGATTACTCAAATTGTGCCTGAGCATGTGAGTGTAGTAAGTGTTAGACAACCTCAGCCTTTAGGCCTAGGGCATGCTGTTTTATGTGCAAAGAGTGTTGTTGGTCAAGTTGATTTTGCAGTGCTATTACCAGATGTACTAGTGAAAGATAGCTCTGGAAAAAATGATCTATCTCGTATGATTGCTCGCTATAACTCAAGCCAAGCTGCTCAAATCATGGTTGAAGCAGTGCCAGACCATTTAGTGGATCAATATGGGATTGTGGATGTAAAACATAGTCCAAATGAAGGCGAAAGTATTGCTATGCAGGGTATTGTTGAAAAGCCTGCAGTAGGCTCTGCACCATCAAACTTATCTGTGGTTGGCCGCTATGTGTTACCTGCCAAGATTATGCAATTACTTGAGAACACGCCGAAAGGTGCGGGTAATGAAATTCAGTTAACTGATGCAATTGCAATGCTTCAAGAAACAGATACTGTTGAAGCTTATCGTATGCAAGGTCAAACGTTTGATTGTGGTAGTAAGATTGGCTATTTAAAAGCTGTACTACACTATGGAGTTGAACACCCTAAGTTAGGAAATGATTTTAAACAGTTAATTCAGGAACTTAAATTATAA
- a CDS encoding glycosyltransferase family 4 protein, with amino-acid sequence MKILFLINSLKSKSGSERVAVELANKMAAIGSYNITLLNRESIKENAAYPIADNVEVIALSGSLFEFYKKLKKQISSNNYDVVVVHNMGKLSLLCAFVPNIKKLVVLEHVSFISRPKKIQILSKFLYRNIDQVVTLTQNDKEQFDKFHSNVIVIPNFSPFSIASQPQNNNKQIVTIGRLTDQKNYIHLLQAWKKIYQSIPDWKLNIYGEGEHEEMLQDYIKQHSLKNVSLKGSTSNVKEVYEQSSFFVMSSKYEGLPMVLIEAQSFGLPIVSYNCPYGPSDVIRDSKNGFLVEDQNVEELAAAILKLALSPQLLEQFSQSSLLNSKKYQPEQILNIWIEKVLEG; translated from the coding sequence ATGAAAATTCTTTTTTTAATTAATTCTTTGAAGAGTAAATCTGGTTCTGAACGAGTTGCAGTTGAGCTGGCTAATAAAATGGCAGCAATAGGAAGCTATAATATTACTCTTTTGAATAGGGAATCTATAAAAGAAAATGCAGCTTACCCAATTGCAGATAATGTAGAAGTAATTGCTTTATCTGGCAGTTTATTTGAGTTTTATAAAAAGCTTAAAAAACAGATTTCTTCTAATAATTATGATGTTGTAGTTGTACATAATATGGGTAAATTATCCCTACTATGTGCTTTTGTTCCAAATATAAAGAAATTAGTAGTTTTGGAACATGTTTCTTTTATTAGTCGCCCTAAAAAAATACAAATTCTAAGTAAGTTCTTATATCGTAATATTGATCAAGTGGTAACACTAACCCAAAATGATAAAGAACAATTTGATAAGTTTCATTCAAATGTAATTGTCATTCCTAATTTTTCTCCCTTTTCTATCGCTTCGCAACCACAAAATAATAATAAACAAATTGTAACGATTGGCCGTTTAACTGATCAGAAAAACTATATTCATTTACTTCAAGCTTGGAAGAAAATATATCAATCTATTCCGGATTGGAAGCTTAATATTTATGGTGAAGGTGAGCATGAGGAGATGTTGCAAGATTATATTAAACAACATTCTCTTAAAAATGTGAGTTTGAAGGGTAGTACCTCAAATGTAAAAGAAGTTTATGAACAATCTAGCTTTTTTGTAATGTCATCCAAATATGAAGGTTTACCAATGGTGCTAATTGAGGCTCAGAGCTTCGGTTTACCTATTGTGTCATATAATTGTCCTTATGGTCCAAGTGATGTCATTCGCGATAGTAAAAACGGTTTTTTAGTTGAAGATCAAAATGTGGAAGAGTTAGCTGCAGCGATTTTAAAACTTGCTTTATCTCCTCAGCTATTAGAACAGTTTTCTCAAAGTTCATTGTTAAATTCCAAAAAATATCAGCCTGAACAGATTTTAAATATCTGGATTGAAAAGGTTTTAGAAGGATAA